CCGGTGCCGAAATCGTCCATCGCGGTGCTGACGCCGAGCGCGCGCAGGCGATGCAGGATCGCCAGCGTGGCCTCGTCGTCCTGGAGCAGCACCGATTCGGTGATCTCGAGCTCGAGCCGCCGGGGCGGCAGGCCGCTCGCCGCGAGCGCCCCCGCCACCTCCTCGACGAGGGCGTCGCCGACGAACTGCGCCGGCGAGAGGTTCACCGCGACCGTGATCCCGTCCGGCCAGGCGGCGGCGTCGGCGCAGGCCCGGCCGAGCGCCCAGGCGCCGAGCTGGCGGATCTGCCCGGTCGCCTCGGCGATCGGGATGAACTCGGCCGGGCTGACGAAGCCCTCGCGCGGGTGGCGCCAGCGCAGCAGCGCCTCGTAGGCCCGCACCCCCGCGCCGTCGGCGGCGACGATCGGCTGGTAGTGCAGCTCGAGCTGCCCCGCCGCGAGGGCGCCGCGCAGGTCGGCGCCGAGCTGCCGGCGCCGCTGCAGGTCGGCGTCCATCGCCGGGTCGAAGAGGCACCAGCCGTTCCGCCCCGAGGCCTTGGCCTGGTAGAGCGCGACGTCGGCCCGGCGCAGGAGCTCCGCGGTCGTGGCGTCGGGGCCGTCCGTCGTCGCGAGCCCGACCGAGGTGCCGATGCCGACCTCGTGACCCTGGACCTCGAACGGCAGCCGCAGGAGCCGCACGACGTGCTCGGCGAGCGCGGCGACGCCGGCCGGATGCGCGGGGGCGCAGCGCATGATCGCGAACTCGTCGCCGCCGAGCCGCCCGACGAGGGCGGTGGTGCCGACCGCCTCCCGCAGGCGCCGCGCCACGAGGCGCAGCAACTCGTCGCCGACCGGGTGGCCGTAGGTGTCGTTGACGTCCTTGAAGCCGTCGAGGTCGAGGCAGAGCACGCTCACCGCCTCGTCGCCCTCGCGCCCCGCCAGCGCCGCGTCGAGGCGCTCCTGGAGCTGGGCGCGGTTCGGCAGGCCGGTCAGGCCGTCATGGCCGGCCATGTGGGCGATGCGCGCCTCGCTGCGGCGGCGCTCGGTCACGTCCTCGTGGGTGCAGATCCAGCCGCCGCCCGGGATCGGCACGTGCACCACCGCGATGGCGCGTCCGTCGGCGAGGTCGCAGGTGAAGCTCGCCGGGGCGCGCCCGGCGGCGATGCGGGTGCAGGCCGCCACCAGCATGTCCGCCCGGGTCCCGTCCGCGCCCAGATGGGCGAGCAGCGCGGCGACCGGGGTGCCCCGGCGGCGCAGGGGATCCGGCACCGCGTGCATCTGCGCGTAGCGCGCGTTCATCACGATCAGCCGGTCGTCGCCGTCGAACAGGCACAGGCCCTGGGTCATGTGGTCGAGGGCGGTGCCGAACTGGGCGTGCTGGGCGCTCAGTTCCCGCTCGCCCCGCTCCCGCGCCTCGGCCGCGGCCCGGGCGGCCTCGGCCTCGGCGAGCCGGGCCAGGGCCCGGGCCTGGCGCAGGGCGAGGAGGACCAGCCCGGCGAGGCCGAGATCGAGGAGCAGCGCGGCCGCGCCGATGAGCCACGCCTGCTGGCGCCAGGCGGCGAGGCTCGCCTCGGCGGTGCGGCTGACGCTGACGATCAGGGGATAGCGCGCGAGCGCCCGGGTGCCGACGATCCGGTCGTACCCGTCGATCGGGCTGACGGTCCGGATCACCCCGCCGGCCGGCTGGGTGAGGGCGATCCGCAGGGCCGCGGCGCTCGCGAAGGCCTGCCCGACGCTGCCGTCGCGCCGGGGATGGCGGACGAGGAGCGTGCCGTCGTCCCGGAAGATCGAGACCACGTAGTCGGGGGCCGGCGCGATCGCCGCGTAGAGCCGCTCGAAGTAGCCGAGCTCGACCGCGCCGAGCACCAGGCCCAGGAAGGCGCCGTCCGGCGCGCGCACCTTGCGGGCGATGTAGATCGTCCAGGCGCCGTCGCCGCGGTTCCGCACCGGCTGGCCGATGTAGCGCTCGAGGGCGGCATCGGCCGCCAGGGCCTTGAAGTAGTCCCGGTCGGCGATGTTGACCGTCGGGATCGGCCAGTAGCGGCTGAAGTTCAGGAGGGCGCCGTTCCGGTCGATCACCGTGACGGCGTTCAGCTGCGGCAGGGCGGCGATCCGCGTCTTCAGCGCCTCGTGCAGCGCGGGCCTGCCGGCGAGCGCGGCGTAATCCGCCTCGCGGGCGATCCCGGCGCTGCGGAACTCGCCGATCACCGTGTCCTGGACCAGCTCGATCGCCTGCAGCGCCCGGTCGGCCTGGTCGGCGAGCACGGTCGACAGCCCGACGAGGCCGCGCTCGATCTCCGCGACCGCGTGGGCGTGCAGGCCGTGCACGAGCAGCCCGGCGCCGATCGCGATCGACGCCGCCAGGAGGCCGGCGGACACGGCGATCGCCCGGAAGGAGCGGCCGCGCGGGGGCGCGCACGGCTGGGAGATCTTGGTCGTCGGGCTCACAGCTCTCGTCTGGTCGATGCGAACACGGAATTCGACCGTACCTGCGCCACGAGGCTTAAGAAGCGATGAACTCGCCGGCCCGTCCGCCGCTTCTCGCGAGCATGTCCCCAATATAGGGGCCGGCGCCGATGTCGAGGGTTGCGGAAACTCTACCGGACCGCTCGCCCCGGACGGCGCAGGCACGGAGTCGTCGGATGGTTTGATGCGGGCGAATACAGTGCGGTGGGGTCTCACGCCGCGGTTTCATCGGCGCCGAGGGCGGCGCATGCCAGACCTCGGTCCCGCTCCCGGAAGACTCGGGCCGGCCGGGTTACACGCCCGCCGCGCTGGATCCGCGATCGCCGATGTCCGGGCGCCCGAGGGAAACCTTCCGAGGCCCGGCATTGCTGACGATCGTCTTGGGCGCGATCGATTACGCCACGATCAGCGCGGCGGGCCCGCCACGAGGAGCGGCGGCAGCGGCTCACAACCCTCCGTCGCGCAGCCGGTACCAGGCGACCACCGCCGAGGCGTAGAGGCGGTGCAGCCCGTGCAGCGGCAGCGGGGTGATCGGGGTCGGCGCGATCGGCAGCGCGTCGGCGTCGCCGTCCGCCAGGTAGGCGGCGATCGCCTGGCCCATCCGGGTCTGGAGGCCGACGCCGCGGCCCTGGCAGCCGATGTCGATGAGGAGGCCGGGCTCGGGCGCGTGCAGGTGGGGCAGGTAGTCCCGGGTGACCGCGACCCGCCCGCACCAGCGATGGTCGAAGCCGATGCCGGCGAGCTGCGGAAACAGCTTCGGGACGATCCGCTCCAGGTGCGCCCAGTCCGCCGCCCCCTTCGGCTCCCGGAACGGCCCGCGCCCGCCGAGCAGCAGCCGGCCGGTATGGTCGAGGCGGAAATAGAGCAGGAGCTTGCGGGTGTCGGAGGAGACCTGGCCCTCCGGCAGGACGCTGCGGCGCAGGTTGTCGGAGAGCGGCGTCGTGGCGACCTGGAAGGAGTTGGCGGCGATGATGGTCTGCCGCAGCTTCGGCCACAGGTCGCCCGAGTAGCCGTTGGTGCACAGCACCACCCGTTCGGTCGTCAGGGCCGGGCCGGCGGCGGTCCGCACCGTCCAGGTCTCGCCCTGCGTGGTGTTCCCTTGCCGCGACAGGCCGGTCACCGGGCTGTCGGTGTGGATCTGGGCGCCGGCCGCGAGCGCGGCCCGCGCGAGGCCGCGGGCGTAGGAGAGCGGCTGCACCGCGCCGCCGCGCCCGTCGAGCCAGCCGCCGAGATAGCGCTCGGAGCCGATCAGCCGTCCGGCCTCGGCCTTGTCGAGGAGCCTGGTCGGGGCGCCGCGCTTCGCCCATTGCTCCGCCCGGCGCTCGGCCTGGACCAGCCCCTCGGCGGTGTGGGCGCCCTGGATCCAGCCGGTGCGGGTGTGGGGCACGTCCATGCGGTGCCTGCCGATGAGGTCGAACACCGCGTCGGCGGTGCCGGCCCCGAAGGCGGCGAGGCGCTCGCCGCGCTCCGGCCCGAACATCCGCACGAGCTCGTCGGGATCGTGCTTGAGGCCCGGGATCACCTGGCCGCCGTTGCGGCCCGAGCCGCCGAAGCCGATCTCGCGCGCCTCGAGCAGCACCGGCTTCAGGCCTCGTTCCGCGAGGTGGAGCGCCGTCGACAGGCCGCAGAAGCCGCCGCCGATCACCACCACGTCGGCCCGGCCGGATTCGGTCAGCGGCGCGGTCGCCGGCGGGGCCGAGGCGGTCGTCGCCCAGAGGGCGGGCCCGAGGGGGAAGGGTTCGGTCATCCGGTACGCCTCGTCACAACGGGTTCAGCACGCGCCGCAGGAAGTCCTGGGTGCGGGGCTGCTGGGGCCGGCCCAGCACCTCGCGGGCGGGGCCCTCCTCGACGATCACGCCGCCGTCGAGGAACAGCACCCGGTCGGCGACCTCGCGGGCAAAGCTCATCTCGTGGGTGACGACCACCATGGTCATCCCCTCCTCGGCGAGGCCTCGCATCGTGCCCAGCACCTCGCCGACGAGCTCCGGGTCGAGGGCCGAGGTCGGCTCGTCGAACAGGATCGCGTCGGGGCGCATGGCGAGCGCCCGGGCGATGGCGACCCGCTGCTGCTGGCCGCCGGAGAGTTTCGGCGGATACGCCTCCTCCTTGCCGGACAGGCCGACCCGGACGAGCAGCGCCCGGCCGCGCTCGGTCGCCTCCCGGCGGTCCTCGCCCTTCACGTAGATCGGCCCCTCGATGACGTTCTCGAGCGCCGTACGGTGCGGGAACAGGTTGAAGCGCTGGAACACCATCGAGACCTGGACCCGGACGGCGCGGATCGAGCGGTCGGACCGGTCGACCTTGCGGCCATTCACGGTGATCGTGCCGGAATCGTAGGATTCGAGCCCGTTGATGCAACGCAAGACCGTCGACTTGCCCGAGCCCGACGGCCCGATGATGCAGACCACCTCGCCCTTCGAGACCCGGGCGGTGATGCCCTTGAGGACCGGCAGCGCGCCGTAGGACTTGCGGACGTCGGTGAGCGCGATCATCGCCGGCCGGCCTGCTTCTCGAAGTGGCGCACGATCAGGATCAGCGGCAGGCTCAGGGTGAGGTACATCAGCGCCACCAGCGTGAACACGCTGGTGTTCTTGAACGTCGCCGAGGCGATGAGCTTGCCCTGGAGCGCCAGCTCGGCCACCGTGATGGTCGAGGCCTGCGACGAATCCTTCAGCATCATGATCATCACGTTGCCGAAGGGCGGCAGCGCGGTGCGGAAGGCCTGCGGCAGCAGCACCCGCCGCATGGTCAGCCCCCAGCCCATGCCGATGGTCTGCGCCGCCTCGACCTGACCCTTGTCGATCGCCTCGATGGCGGCGCGGAAATTCTCGGCCTGGTAGGCCGAGTAGGCGAGGCCCAAGCCCAGCACGCCCGCCTGCACCGCCGAGAGCGACAGGCCGTAATCCGGCAGCACGAAGTAGATGTAGAACAGCTGCACGATGATCGGGATGCCCCGGATCACGTTGACGAAGGTCGCGGCGAAGAACGACAGGGCGCGTACCCCCGAGACCCGCATCATCGCCCAGACGAGGCCGAGCGCCGTCGAGACCACGAGCGAGCCCGCCGTGATCAGGATCGTCAGCCACACGCCCTGGAGCAGGATGGGGACGAACTCGCGGGCGTCGGCGAGAAAGCTGTCCATGGCAGGCCGCGTCCGATCAGGACGGATTCACCGACGGCTGCAGGCCCCACTTCTCCAGGATACGCGCGAGCTCGCCGTTCTCCTTGATCTTGGAGAGCCCCGCATTGATCTTGGCGAGCAAAGCCGCGTCGTCCTTGCGCACGCCGATGCCGACCGAGCCGACGACCACCGGCTTGTACGAGCCGACGAGGTGGGCGTTGGGGAAGTTGCCGCTCTTGAGGTTGTAGGCGATGATCGGCGCGTCGGCGAAGACCGCCTTGACCCGGCCGGCATTCACGTCCCGCAGCATGTCCGGGAAGGTGTCGTAGACCTTCACGTCGGAGAACTGGCCCGACTTCTTCAGCGCGTCGACGAAGGCGGTGCCGACCTGGGCGCCGACCGTCTCGCCCTTCAGGTCGGCGAAGGCGGTGTAGGCCTTGGTGTCGGCCTTCGGGACCACCAGCCCCTCGCCGTAGGTGTAGACCGGCGCGGAGAACGCGATCACCTCCTGGCGCGGGGGCGTGATGAACATCGCGGCCGAGATCGCGTCGATCTTCTTGGCGGTGAGCGCCGCGATCAGGGTCGAGAACTGGAACGGCTCGATCTGCACCGAGAATCCGGCCTGCTTGCCGATCGCCGAGATCACGTCCACCATCACGCCCTGGATGGTGTTGGTCTTGGTGTCGAGGAAGGTGAAGGGCACGCCCGTCGGCGTCGAGCCGACCCGGACTGTCTCCTGCGCCAGGGCGGGCCGGGCGAGGGCGGTGCCCGCGAGCAGCATCAGCGCCGCGCCCGCCGCCTGAATCAGACGCCTCGTCATCCCGCTCCCCTCCCGACGATGGACGGCTCTTCACGCCGCCTCGAATTTCATTGACATGAACATCAGGCCATATTTCGCTGCCTCACGCAATCCGATTTCATGCACATGAAACAGGCGGCAGACGGACCACGAAACGGGCAGGAGGCGGCCGACCCGGCGACGCGCTTGGCGACCGGCCTCGCCGCCGACTTCGCCGCCGATCTGGCGGTCGGGCAGCGGCTGCGCGGCTTGCGGCGCGAGCGCGGCCTGTCGCTGAAGGCGGTGGCGGGCTCGACCGGGCTGTCGATCGGCTATCTCAGCCAGGTCGAGCGCGGCCTGTCCTCGCCGTCCCTGCGGGTGCTGACCCGGGTCGCCGACCTCCTCGGGGTCGGCCTCGGGGCCCTGTTCGGCGATGTGGAGGGATCGCCGGCCGACGGGATCGTCACGCGGGCCGACGCGCGGGCGGCGCTCACCCTCTGGCGCGCCGGCATCACCAAGCAGCTTCTGACGCAGGGCGACGGGACCCTGAGCCTGTTCCTGATGCAGCTCGCGCCCCTCGCCGGCACCGGCGACCAGCCCCTGATCCACGACGGCGAGGAGGCCGGGCTGGTGATGGAGGGCGCCCTCGTCCTCACGGTCGAGGGCAGCACGGCCGAGCTCGGCCGCGGCGACAGCTTCCGCTTCGCCAGCCGGCGCCCGCACCGCTACCGCAACCCGTCCACCGACCGGCCGGCCGTGGTCCTGTGGGTCAACGCCGTCCCGCGACGCTGAAGCACTAACAGGAAAATCGTCTCAAACTCGCGGCCGCGCCGCCGATCTTCACGATGCGTGAAGCCTACCCGGGGAGGGTACAGGTCGACGGAGCCGGAGCCGAATCATGACGAGGCAGAGCGGGTGCGGGCAGTGCAGGAGCGGCGAGCCGCTGCCCTTCGCCTTCACGATGGCGTTCCACCCGATCGTCGATCTCGCGACCGGCGGCGTCTGGGGCTACGAGGCGCTGGTGCGCGGCACAGAGGGGCAGGGCGCGGGCTTCATCCTCGGCCAGGTCAACGACGACAACCGCTACCGCTTCGACCAGGCCTGCCGCACCAAGGCGATCGAGCTCGCCGGCGGGCTGTTCCCGGCCGGCGACGTGCGGCTGTCGATCAACTTCCTGCCGAACGCGGTCTACGAGCCGGCGGCCTGCATCCGCGCCACCCTCGAGGCGGCGCGGCGCATCGGCTTCTCCCACCAGCGGATCATGTTCGAGTTCACCGAGAACGAGCGCATGACCGACGTCGCGCACGTCCAGCGCATCATCACCGATTACCGCCAGCGCGGCTTCCTCACGGCGCTGGACGATTTCGGCGCCGGCTACGCGGGCCTGGGCCTCCTGGCGCGCTTCCAGCCCGACCTGATCAAGCTCGACATGGAGCTCATCCGCGGCATCGCCGACTCGCCGGCCCGTCGGGCGATCGTCTCGGGGGTGATCGGCATCGCCCGGGCGCTCGGCATCGCGGTGATCGCGGAGGGGATCGAGACCGCCGACGAGCTCGCCGCGCTACGCGAGGCCGGCATCACCCTGTTCCAGGGCTACCTGTTCGCCCGGCCGGCGGTGGCGGCACTGCCGGAGCTGAACCTGCCGGAGATGCGGCGGGCGGCGTGACGCGGGGGCCGGGGGCCGCTCCCGCCTTCCCCGTCGCTCCGGGGGGCGCGAGGCGGAACCCGGAATTCGGGTGCGCCGTGGGCGAACCAGGCTGATCGCCTCCCGCTCCATTCCCGTCGACCTGATCGTCCGGCTTGCGGACTTCGCTTTCGTCGCCACGGCACGACGAGGCAAACTGGAACTCCGAGCACATCGATCCACGCTCGCCGGGACGATACGCCGAGGCCGGAGCAATCTTCCGATCGCCGAACCCCGACACGCGGCGTGCGTCGTCCGGACTCGGACAGACCATTCTCTCCCAGCGTCCTGGCCGCAAACCTGCCGCAGACGAGCGCTTTTCCGTCGCCGCCCCGTCCCGTCCTGCGCCACGTTCGGCTGGAATCGCGCGAGGACGCTACGTCCGCTTTGACGCGTGTCCCGCTTCGGTCTAAAGCTGCTTCGAGGTATCCGAAGCAAGAGTTGTGCCGATCTCGGCCCGAACCGGGACGGCGCAGGGCGGGGCTGGCTGATGGGTTTGCTGCAACGGCTCGAGATGCGCCAGGGCCAGGCCCTGGTGATGACGCCGCAACTCCTGCAGGCGATCAAGCTTCTGCAGCTCTCCCACCTCGACCTCGCGACCTACGTCGATGCCGAGCTGGAGCGCAACCCGCTGCTGGAGCGGGCCGAGGTCGAGGCGGCCGAGCCGGGCGAGGCGCGGAGCGAATCCTTCGAGGCCGCCGATGCGTCCCGGGACGGGGGCGACGGCGACGGCTTCGACGGGGAGGCCTCGGCCGAGCCGTGGCTCTCCCACGACCTCAACCCGAGCCGCAGCGAGATCGAGGGCGATCTCGGCACCCGCCTCGACAACGTCTTTCCCGACGACGGTCCGGTGGGCCGCGAGGCGCCGGCGGCGGGGGGCGAGGGCCTGTCACTCACGCCCGCCCCCTGGAGCGGCACCGGCGGCAGCTTCGACGGCGAGGCGCCGGATTTCGAGGCGACGCTGACCAGCGAATCCTCGCTGCACGAGCACCTCTCGGCCCAGCTCGAGCTGGCCACCCGCGACCCCGTCGAGCGCCTGGTCGGCGGCTTCCTGGTCGATGCCGTCGACGAGGCCGGCTACCTGCGCGAGGATCTCGCGGCCCTCGCCGAGCGGCTCGGCGTCGGCCTGTCCGTCGTCGAGCGGGTGCTGGGCATCGTGCAGGGCTTCGACCCGTCCGGCGTCGGCGCCCGCGACCTCGCCGAGTGCCTGGCGATCCAGCTGCGCGAGCTCGACCGGTTCGATCCGGCGATGCAGGCGCTGGTCTCGCGCCTCGACCTCGTCGCCAAGCGCGACTTCGCGGGGTTGCGCCGCCTGTGCGGGGTCGACGAGGAGGACCTCGCCGACATGCTGTCCGAGCTGCGCCGCCTCGACCCCAAGCCCGGCCGCGCCTTCGGCGCCGGCCCGGTCGAGGTGCTGGTGCCCGACGTGTTCGTGCGCCCGGCACCGGACGGCTCGTGGCTCGTGGAGCTCAACAGCGAGGCCCTGCCCCGGGTGCTGGTCAACCAGAGCTACTACGCCACCGTCTCCCGCGGGGCGAAGACCGATACCGACAAGGCCTTCCTGTCGGAATGCCTGCAGACCGCCAACTGGCTCACACGCAGCCTGGAGCAGCGCGCCCGCACCATCCTGAAGGTGGCGAGCGAGATCGTGCGCCAGCAGGACGGCTTCTTCGTCAACGGCGTCGCCCACCTGCGGCCGCTCAACCTGAAGACCGTCGCCGACGCGATCGGCATGCACGAATCCACCGTCTCGCGGGTGACCTCGAACAAGTCGATCGGCACCAGCCGCGGCACCTTCGAGATGAAGTACTTCTTCACCGCGGCGATCCCCGGGGCGGCCGGCGCCGCGGCCCATTCCTCGGAGGCCGTGCGCTACCGGATCAAGCAGCTCATCGACGCCGAGGCCGACGACGTCCTGTCGGACGACGCCCTGGTGCAGCGCCTGCGCGGCGAGGGCGTCGACATCGCCCGCCGCACCGTGGCGAAGTACCGGGAATCCCTGCGCATCCCCTCCTCGATCGAGCGCCGGCGCGAGCGGGCGGCGATGCCGGCGCGCTGACCGCGCCTCCGTCACCGATGCCGGCGCGCTGACCGCGCCTCTGCCCCAAAGGCGCCCGCCGCAACCGAGCCGGCTTCGTTGACTTCGCCTTCGGTCATTCCTAGCTCTTGAGGGCTGGCCCCTAGCGCCGGAGACGTCCCCGGGGCGCGGGCCGACGAACGACGAGACCGGAGGGAGCCGATGGCAGCGTTGCGCGTGTCAGGTCGTGGCGTGGATTTGGGAGAGGCGCTGAGGACGCGGGTGGAGGAGCGGATCTCCGCGGCCCTCGCCAAGTACTTCGACGGCGCCTATAACGGCCACGTGACGGTCGCGCGGGACGGCGGCGCCTATCGCACCGACTGCGTGCTGCACCTACCCTCCGGCATCACCCTCGAGGCGTCGGGCACCGCCCACGACGCGAATGCGAGCTTCGACCAGACCGCCGATCGGATCGAGAAGCGCCTGCGCCGCTACAAGCACCGCCTCAAGGCCCATCCGAACGGCCACGCCAAGGACGCCGCCGTGATCGACGGGCTCGCGCCCGTGGACACCGCCGTGATGGAGGCGGCCTACTCGGTGATGGAATCGCCCGAGGAGGATACCGGCGAGCACCCCCCGATCATCGCCGAGAGCACCCGCACCCTGCACCGGCGCACGGTGAGCGAGGCGGTGGTGGAGCTCGATCTCACCGGCGTCCCCGTCCTCGTCTTCGTTCACGCTGGCACCGAGCGGGTCAACGTCGTATATCGTCGGGGCGACGGCGCGATCGGCTGGATCGATCCGCCGGAACGCGGCACTCCGTGAGCGGGCTCGTCCCCTCTCCCGGAAGGCCTCCGGTCCTGGAACAAGAGCGGGGCGCGCCAGCGCGCTCCCCGCCGATGAGGCAGCGGTCTCGATGCCATTGCTGGAATTCCTGAAGCCGGAGGCGGTCCTCCCGGCGCTGCGCGCGCAGGGGAAGAAGCAGGTTCTGCAGGAGCTGGCCGCCCAGGCGGCCCGCCACCTGCCGGGCCTGGACGAGCGCGAGATCTTCGAGACGCTGCTGCAGCGCGAGCGCCTGGGCTCCACCGGCATCGGCGAGGGCGTGGCGATCCCGCACGGCAAGCTGCCGGGGCTCGACACGCTGTTCGGCCTGATGGCGCGCCTCGAGCGCCCGGTCGATTTCGAAGCGCTCGACGGCCAGCCGGTCGACATCGCCTTCCTGCTGCTCGCCCCCGAGGGCGCCGGCGCCGACCACCTGAAGGCGCTCGCCCGGGTCGCCCGGGTGCTGCGCGAGCCCGGCATCATCGACCGCATCCGCGCCGCCCGCGACGCCGACGCGCTCTACGCCCTCCTGACCCAATCCCCCGCCCAAGCGGCATGACAATCCTGGCGTAGCAATCCTGGCGTGACCATTCCGGCGTGACGATGCGGATCTCACTACTCGCCGCGGCCCTCCTCGCCGCGGCCGCCCCGGCGCGTGCCGTCGACGGCACCTGCGCCCGCGACCTCCTGGTGGCGCAATCCTCGCAGAAGACCGCGATCGAGCGCCTGGAAATGCTCGGCGACAGCGATGCCGACCGCTGCCGCGGCTGGCGCCAGCACGTCGACACGATGCGTCGCGCCGCGACCGTCTACGGCCGCTGCCTGTCGGGCGGCGAGCGCAACGAGCGCCTGGCCCAGGTCCAGGGCTCGGAGAAGGAATTCTCGGAGCTGCTGCGGAGCCGCTGCAAGGGGCGGTGAGGGCTCCCGCCGACGCGCGAGGCGATCAGGGCCTCACCGCACCAGCGGCTCGGCCACCATCTTGACCGGGTGGCCGCGGCTGACCAGCACCGCGGCGCTCGAATGCTCGGGGTCGGTCTCGAACCGGGTGCGGACCCAGGCGACCAGGAACTTCGCGTATTCCGAGGCGAGCAGCCGCGCCGAGGCCGGGTGGCGCCACCACTGGTCGGGGTCGATCCCCTCCGGCACGACCGGGTGCGGGATCACCCGGTGTCCGTCGGCGAGCGCGTGGTCGAGTTCCACCAGCGTGCGCGGCATGTGGTAGTTCGAGGTCACCACCGCGACGCTGCGGAACCCGTTCTCGCGCATCCAGCGCCGGATCTCGATGGCGTTGCCGATGGTGTTGCGGGCCCGGTAGTCGAGATCGACGCAGCAGGCGATCAGGTGCTGCTGGCCCGGGTTCAGCCGGGCGATCTCCTCGCGGCTGGTGCGCTCGTTGACCCCGGTGATCAGCAGGCGCCGCCCGTAGCCGCCGGCCAGCAGGTCCATCGCGTCCTCGATGCGCTGCGCCCCGCCGGTGAGCGCCACGATGCCGTCGGAGGGGCCGAGCGGCATCCGCTCCGACCGGGCGAGGCCCGACACGAAGGCGAGGAAGCCGAGGCCGAGGACGAGGCCGGCGACGAGGCCCGTCCCGGCCAGCGCGACGGCCAGGCGGCGGCGCAGGCTCCAGGGGGCCGAAGGCTCGGGCACCGGAAACCGGGGAGCTGGAGACTTGAGAGCTGGAGACTTGGAATCCGGAGACTTGGGATCCGGAGACTTGGGGGAACGGGATCCGAGGGCCGGGGATTGGGGCGGGTGCAGCCCGTCGGGGCCCTCGCCCGACCAGGACCATCCCACCACGTCGCCGGTTCGCGTCTTCATTCGGCGGTGCATCCGCGAGGCCATCTCACCTTTTGTCGAGCATAGTGCCGATTGCGGCGCCCGAGAGGCAACAGCGTGAGGCGCCGAATCGTTCACGCCCCTTGCCCGCCCCTGTGAAGAGCGGGCAACGGCCGAAGGCACGGGCGATGCTGGCACTCGAACCTGGCGTCAGGCTGGCGTCAGTCGAGGAAGCGCCGCACGGTGAGCCGCGAGACGAAGGCGGTCACGACCGAGGCGATGACCCCGATCAGCACCACGCTGGCATAGCCGCGCCAGCCGATGGCGAAGCCGCCGAACAGGGCCTCGATCTCGTCGCCGGCAGGTCCCGCCCGCCACAGCCGGGCGAGCGCGCCCCCGAGGCCGATCACCGCCAGCGCCGCCGCCGCCCCGATCGCGCCGCCGCGCAACCCCAAGCGGAAGAAGCGGCGCTGGAACTCGCGGGCGATGAAGTCGGCGTCCG
The sequence above is drawn from the Methylobacterium terrae genome and encodes:
- a CDS encoding bifunctional diguanylate cyclase/phosphodiesterase, whose product is MSAGLLAASIAIGAGLLVHGLHAHAVAEIERGLVGLSTVLADQADRALQAIELVQDTVIGEFRSAGIAREADYAALAGRPALHEALKTRIAALPQLNAVTVIDRNGALLNFSRYWPIPTVNIADRDYFKALAADAALERYIGQPVRNRGDGAWTIYIARKVRAPDGAFLGLVLGAVELGYFERLYAAIAPAPDYVVSIFRDDGTLLVRHPRRDGSVGQAFASAAALRIALTQPAGGVIRTVSPIDGYDRIVGTRALARYPLIVSVSRTAEASLAAWRQQAWLIGAAALLLDLGLAGLVLLALRQARALARLAEAEAARAAAEARERGERELSAQHAQFGTALDHMTQGLCLFDGDDRLIVMNARYAQMHAVPDPLRRRGTPVAALLAHLGADGTRADMLVAACTRIAAGRAPASFTCDLADGRAIAVVHVPIPGGGWICTHEDVTERRRSEARIAHMAGHDGLTGLPNRAQLQERLDAALAGREGDEAVSVLCLDLDGFKDVNDTYGHPVGDELLRLVARRLREAVGTTALVGRLGGDEFAIMRCAPAHPAGVAALAEHVVRLLRLPFEVQGHEVGIGTSVGLATTDGPDATTAELLRRADVALYQAKASGRNGWCLFDPAMDADLQRRRQLGADLRGALAAGQLELHYQPIVAADGAGVRAYEALLRWRHPREGFVSPAEFIPIAEATGQIRQLGAWALGRACADAAAWPDGITVAVNLSPAQFVGDALVEEVAGALAASGLPPRRLELEITESVLLQDDEATLAILHRLRALGVSTAMDDFGTGYSSLSYLRRFPFDKIKIDRCFVASLGQAVGQAVGQEDGQEDGQQASRQASQEAGSEIVRATVGLGKALGMIVLAEGVETEAQAALLRAFGCDELQGYLFGRPCPVGKLEAVGSRRPEAA
- a CDS encoding NAD(P)/FAD-dependent oxidoreductase, with amino-acid sequence MTEPFPLGPALWATTASAPPATAPLTESGRADVVVIGGGFCGLSTALHLAERGLKPVLLEAREIGFGGSGRNGGQVIPGLKHDPDELVRMFGPERGERLAAFGAGTADAVFDLIGRHRMDVPHTRTGWIQGAHTAEGLVQAERRAEQWAKRGAPTRLLDKAEAGRLIGSERYLGGWLDGRGGAVQPLSYARGLARAALAAGAQIHTDSPVTGLSRQGNTTQGETWTVRTAAGPALTTERVVLCTNGYSGDLWPKLRQTIIAANSFQVATTPLSDNLRRSVLPEGQVSSDTRKLLLYFRLDHTGRLLLGGRGPFREPKGAADWAHLERIVPKLFPQLAGIGFDHRWCGRVAVTRDYLPHLHAPEPGLLIDIGCQGRGVGLQTRMGQAIAAYLADGDADALPIAPTPITPLPLHGLHRLYASAVVAWYRLRDGGL
- a CDS encoding amino acid ABC transporter ATP-binding protein; the protein is MIALTDVRKSYGALPVLKGITARVSKGEVVCIIGPSGSGKSTVLRCINGLESYDSGTITVNGRKVDRSDRSIRAVRVQVSMVFQRFNLFPHRTALENVIEGPIYVKGEDRREATERGRALLVRVGLSGKEEAYPPKLSGGQQQRVAIARALAMRPDAILFDEPTSALDPELVGEVLGTMRGLAEEGMTMVVVTHEMSFAREVADRVLFLDGGVIVEEGPAREVLGRPQQPRTQDFLRRVLNPL
- a CDS encoding amino acid ABC transporter permease is translated as MDSFLADAREFVPILLQGVWLTILITAGSLVVSTALGLVWAMMRVSGVRALSFFAATFVNVIRGIPIIVQLFYIYFVLPDYGLSLSAVQAGVLGLGLAYSAYQAENFRAAIEAIDKGQVEAAQTIGMGWGLTMRRVLLPQAFRTALPPFGNVMIMMLKDSSQASTITVAELALQGKLIASATFKNTSVFTLVALMYLTLSLPLILIVRHFEKQAGRR
- a CDS encoding ABC transporter substrate-binding protein; translation: MTRRLIQAAGAALMLLAGTALARPALAQETVRVGSTPTGVPFTFLDTKTNTIQGVMVDVISAIGKQAGFSVQIEPFQFSTLIAALTAKKIDAISAAMFITPPRQEVIAFSAPVYTYGEGLVVPKADTKAYTAFADLKGETVGAQVGTAFVDALKKSGQFSDVKVYDTFPDMLRDVNAGRVKAVFADAPIIAYNLKSGNFPNAHLVGSYKPVVVGSVGIGVRKDDAALLAKINAGLSKIKENGELARILEKWGLQPSVNPS
- a CDS encoding helix-turn-helix domain-containing protein, which produces MKQAADGPRNGQEAADPATRLATGLAADFAADLAVGQRLRGLRRERGLSLKAVAGSTGLSIGYLSQVERGLSSPSLRVLTRVADLLGVGLGALFGDVEGSPADGIVTRADARAALTLWRAGITKQLLTQGDGTLSLFLMQLAPLAGTGDQPLIHDGEEAGLVMEGALVLTVEGSTAELGRGDSFRFASRRPHRYRNPSTDRPAVVLWVNAVPRR
- a CDS encoding EAL domain-containing protein, with the protein product MTRQSGCGQCRSGEPLPFAFTMAFHPIVDLATGGVWGYEALVRGTEGQGAGFILGQVNDDNRYRFDQACRTKAIELAGGLFPAGDVRLSINFLPNAVYEPAACIRATLEAARRIGFSHQRIMFEFTENERMTDVAHVQRIITDYRQRGFLTALDDFGAGYAGLGLLARFQPDLIKLDMELIRGIADSPARRAIVSGVIGIARALGIAVIAEGIETADELAALREAGITLFQGYLFARPAVAALPELNLPEMRRAA